The following are from one region of the Pseudomonadota bacterium genome:
- a CDS encoding FAD-dependent oxidoreductase: protein AACTPRTHEPLFKRTVKEAGLNPYLLEFVSIREQSSWVHMNNPQVATEKAKDLIKMGVAKAALLEEGEEIRLPVKTDCLIIGGGVAGITAAHNLAYQGFNVTIVERETKLGGLLNRIGEIESDDREISSEEIVKAKIDQIVKYPNIKVFTNTTIKDITGYIGNYKVTVQSNGTEETFDVSTVIVATGMQEVEPVDQFCYGENNHVVTQLQLEGLLKENRLDNIGSVVMINCVNSMNETRGCCNIGCNVSIKNAITLKKRFNNAKIYILYRTLCLVKEERRIVEKAKDAGIKFIRFPDDRYPEVNSDNDQLSIKVYDTLLGREFNIPADLLVLTTAFEGDKSVDEVKGQLKVSSNAEGFFQEAHIKLGPLDFPVDGVFLCGGARSPKNVKDTCEEAIGAAMRASIPMKRGYIEAEGIVADINLNECNGCGICVDNCPYSAIKWAAEKQPAVIKALCKGCGLCAADCPKNAITVVHFSDEQILAQVEAALEEKPEEKIVAFVCHWCCLGAVDMAGVGRLQYPPNARLIRVMCSARVAAKHVFRAFELGAAGVFVGGCEFPTCHYIVGNYKAEKRMERVKKTLARKGYNPEKLWVDWLSAADGPKFANIMRNMVKQLNLG from the coding sequence CGACAGAAAAGGCAAAGGACCTCATTAAAATGGGAGTTGCCAAAGCTGCACTGCTTGAGGAAGGAGAAGAGATCAGGCTTCCTGTAAAGACCGACTGCCTGATCATAGGTGGAGGGGTAGCTGGTATTACTGCCGCACATAATCTTGCATATCAAGGTTTTAATGTAACCATTGTAGAGAGGGAGACAAAACTCGGCGGTCTTTTAAACAGGATAGGGGAGATCGAAAGCGATGACAGAGAAATTTCATCTGAAGAGATTGTGAAGGCAAAGATAGACCAGATAGTCAAATATCCAAATATTAAGGTATTCACAAACACTACCATAAAAGATATTACAGGATATATAGGGAATTATAAGGTCACAGTTCAGTCAAACGGCACCGAAGAAACCTTCGATGTATCAACGGTTATTGTGGCTACCGGGATGCAGGAAGTCGAACCCGTTGACCAATTCTGCTACGGTGAGAATAACCATGTCGTAACCCAGCTTCAGTTGGAGGGTCTACTTAAAGAAAACAGACTCGACAATATCGGGAGCGTGGTAATGATCAATTGTGTAAATTCCATGAACGAAACCCGAGGATGCTGCAATATCGGCTGTAATGTATCCATTAAAAACGCCATCACGTTAAAAAAGAGATTCAACAATGCGAAAATTTATATCCTCTATAGAACCCTCTGTTTGGTAAAGGAAGAACGGAGGATTGTCGAAAAGGCAAAAGATGCAGGTATCAAATTCATCCGTTTCCCTGATGACCGCTATCCTGAAGTAAACAGTGACAACGATCAACTATCAATAAAGGTTTATGATACCCTTCTGGGCAGGGAATTTAATATCCCTGCTGATTTACTCGTTCTGACAACTGCCTTTGAAGGCGATAAGAGCGTAGACGAGGTAAAAGGTCAGCTTAAGGTCTCTTCAAATGCGGAAGGATTTTTCCAGGAAGCACATATCAAATTGGGACCTTTAGACTTTCCAGTAGACGGGGTCTTTCTATGTGGTGGTGCCCGATCACCGAAAAATGTAAAGGATACCTGTGAGGAAGCTATTGGAGCAGCAATGAGAGCTTCTATTCCTATGAAGAGGGGCTACATAGAAGCAGAAGGCATTGTTGCAGACATAAATCTTAATGAATGCAACGGTTGCGGGATTTGTGTTGATAACTGCCCTTATAGTGCAATAAAATGGGCAGCTGAAAAACAACCTGCTGTAATTAAAGCCCTTTGTAAAGGATGTGGTCTCTGTGCTGCAGATTGTCCGAAAAATGCGATAACAGTTGTTCATTTCTCAGATGAACAAATCCTTGCCCAGGTAGAAGCTGCCCTTGAAGAAAAACCTGAAGAAAAGATTGTTGCCTTTGTCTGTCATTGGTGCTGCTTGGGGGCAGTAGATATGGCAGGTGTAGGCAGGTTGCAATACCCACCAAATGCAAGGCTCATCAGGGTGATGTGTTCGGCACGGGTTGCAGCAAAACATGTGTTTCGTGCCTTTGAGCTTGGTGCGGCGGGAGTATTTGTAGGAGGATGTGAATTCCCGACCTGTCATTACATTGTGGGCAATTATAAGGCTGAAAAACGGATGGAAAGGGTCAAAAAGACCCTTGCCAGAAAAGGCTATAATCCTGAAAAACTTTGGGTCGACTGGCTTTCAGCAGCAGATGGTCCTAAGTTTGCAAATATTATGAGAAATATGGTGAAACAACTTAACCTGGGGTGA
- a CDS encoding FAD-dependent oxidoreductase: MELATKEMEMDKSELAKNVYDVSMFRVCEQCGCCSSACPLTGKNGFNIRRIIRHLELDLADEVADSPLPWSCTTCGRCEDACPNGIKILDLIRFLRQSSPEKWVPEGPPCILACPAHINIPEYLRLIAQGKIDEAYALIREKVPFPGILGRVCTRPCEDKCKRGEVNNPVSICVLKRYVADNEKVSQEKFLQVPKDTGHKIAIIGAGPSGLTAAFYIRKKGHQVIIFEEKSEPGGMMYSAIPAYRLPQEVVKKEIQQVLDIGIELKTGKKLGRDFDIPQLKADGYEAVYIATGGSLSRKIGLKGADLNGVFWGVDFLYELKEKKEIILKDRVIVIGGGNVAVDVALTALRLGAKEVTLACLESREEMPANEWEIKQALEEGIIIMPSWGPSRILGSNGNVSGIELVQCTSVFDKDNNFNPTFDNNIKTLVDVDIVMLAIGQAADLSFVEGSKVPLKVDRGIIVVNKTTQETNIPGVFAGGDIAGLPGTIIEAISAGRRAASSIDRFLGGDGNIDETFVEIPLIQLTLGRRKKGFADLRRIEENKLPINERKNNFTEVELGFNQDQGQSEAMRCLECDSEINACLKNI, encoded by the coding sequence ATGGAATTAGCGACAAAAGAGATGGAGATGGATAAGTCTGAATTGGCAAAAAATGTTTACGATGTATCAATGTTCCGGGTGTGTGAACAGTGTGGATGTTGCAGTTCTGCATGTCCTCTTACCGGCAAGAATGGTTTCAATATCCGGCGTATTATAAGACATCTTGAACTTGATCTGGCTGATGAAGTTGCTGATTCTCCATTGCCATGGTCATGCACGACCTGTGGCAGGTGTGAAGATGCATGCCCAAATGGAATCAAAATCCTTGATCTTATAAGATTTTTACGCCAGTCATCTCCTGAAAAATGGGTACCTGAGGGGCCACCGTGTATCCTTGCCTGTCCCGCTCACATAAATATACCAGAATACCTAAGACTTATAGCCCAGGGAAAAATTGACGAAGCATACGCTCTGATTCGAGAAAAGGTTCCTTTCCCTGGTATTTTGGGTCGTGTCTGCACCCGGCCCTGCGAGGATAAATGTAAGCGCGGGGAGGTAAACAACCCCGTTTCCATATGTGTTCTCAAACGATACGTGGCTGATAACGAAAAAGTCTCACAGGAAAAGTTTTTACAGGTTCCAAAAGATACCGGCCATAAGATAGCAATCATCGGGGCTGGTCCATCCGGTCTTACTGCAGCATTTTATATTAGGAAAAAGGGCCATCAGGTTATTATTTTTGAAGAGAAATCCGAACCGGGAGGCATGATGTACTCTGCCATTCCGGCTTATCGTTTACCTCAGGAAGTTGTGAAAAAAGAGATTCAACAGGTTCTGGATATCGGGATTGAATTAAAGACTGGAAAAAAATTGGGAAGGGATTTTGACATACCTCAGTTGAAAGCCGATGGCTATGAAGCAGTTTACATTGCTACTGGTGGGTCATTGAGTAGAAAAATAGGCCTGAAAGGGGCCGATTTGAATGGTGTTTTCTGGGGTGTAGATTTTCTCTATGAGTTAAAGGAAAAAAAAGAGATTATTTTAAAAGACAGGGTGATTGTGATAGGTGGTGGAAATGTTGCGGTTGACGTTGCCCTTACTGCACTCCGTCTTGGTGCAAAAGAGGTAACTCTGGCCTGTCTGGAGAGTCGTGAAGAAATGCCAGCTAATGAGTGGGAAATCAAACAGGCACTGGAAGAAGGGATTATTATAATGCCCTCATGGGGCCCTTCCAGAATACTGGGAAGTAACGGAAATGTTTCAGGAATAGAACTTGTTCAATGCACCTCAGTTTTTGATAAAGACAATAATTTTAATCCTACCTTTGATAATAATATTAAGACGTTAGTTGATGTTGACATAGTGATGCTTGCCATAGGACAGGCAGCTGACCTTTCTTTTGTAGAGGGCAGCAAAGTACCATTGAAGGTTGACCGCGGAATCATAGTGGTTAATAAAACAACTCAGGAAACAAATATACCCGGTGTTTTTGCAGGGGGCGATATAGCCGGTTTACCTGGTACTATCATAGAAGCCATTTCAGCCGGAAGAAGGGCAGCAAGCTCAATCGACAGATTTTTAGGCGGAGACGGTAACATAGATGAAACTTTTGTGGAAATACCACTAATTCAACTTACCCTTGGAAGGAGGAAGAAAGGTT